A genomic region of Candidatus Peregrinibacteria bacterium contains the following coding sequences:
- a CDS encoding cysteine synthase family protein — protein sequence MNNSLDIIGNTPLVKLQKLSPNPMVEIFVKLEYFNPSGSIKDRIVSHIIEYAEKDGLLKSGGTIVENTSGNTGAAAAMIGAMKGYKVILTMPDKVSKEKQDALKAYGAEIVVTPTSASPDSPDHYVNMAKRIAKEIPNSFRINQYDNPKNPEAHYLTTGPEIWEQTKGKVTHFVAAGSTGGTVSGIGKFLKEQNSNIQIYMPDPIGSIYYEYFKTGKIPSNGSCSYQVEGIGEDHIAHAMNFSVVDEMYQFTDQNAFDTARKMAREEGIMGGGSSGANVWAALKLAESLTEPSTIVTVIPDNGIKYLSKFYNDEWMIKNNYKI from the coding sequence ATGAACAATAGTCTCGACATCATCGGCAACACTCCTCTCGTCAAACTTCAAAAATTATCCCCAAATCCAATGGTTGAAATTTTTGTGAAACTGGAATATTTCAATCCGAGTGGAAGCATTAAAGACCGCATTGTGAGCCATATTATTGAATATGCGGAAAAAGATGGACTCTTAAAATCTGGAGGAACCATTGTGGAAAATACTTCGGGAAATACCGGAGCTGCAGCTGCAATGATTGGAGCCATGAAGGGATACAAAGTGATTCTTACCATGCCCGACAAAGTGAGTAAGGAAAAACAAGATGCACTCAAAGCATACGGAGCTGAAATTGTGGTAACACCAACTTCTGCATCACCTGACTCTCCCGATCATTATGTGAATATGGCAAAAAGGATTGCGAAAGAAATACCGAATAGTTTTCGCATCAATCAATATGATAATCCGAAAAATCCAGAAGCCCATTATCTTACGACTGGACCAGAAATTTGGGAACAAACGAAAGGAAAAGTAACGCATTTTGTTGCTGCAGGAAGTACTGGAGGAACGGTAAGCGGGATAGGAAAATTTCTCAAAGAACAAAATTCGAACATACAAATATATATGCCTGATCCAATTGGATCGATTTATTATGAATATTTCAAGACGGGAAAAATCCCTTCAAATGGAAGCTGCAGTTATCAGGTAGAAGGAATTGGAGAAGATCACATTGCTCATGCTATGAATTTTTCTGTGGTGGATGAAATGTATCAATTCACTGATCAAAATGCTTTTGATACGGCTCGGAAAATGGCGAGAGAAGAGGGGATCATGGGCGGCGGTTCCAGTGGAGCAAATGTGTGGGCTGCTCTTAAACTCGCGGAAAGTCTCACGGAACCAAGTACGATTGTCACTGTTATTCCTGATAATGGAATAAAATATTTAAGTAAATTTTACAATGATGAATGGATGATAAAAAACAATTACAAAATTTAA